In Saprospiraceae bacterium, a genomic segment contains:
- a CDS encoding proprotein convertase P-domain-containing protein yields the protein MSFNKSFVICWFLMCKLSGSAQWCCVDSSQLIKDETTVTLRLQISGAVNNNLADPTQGVCGVRVKFEHRFIGDVTMELISPAGQRIKLTGPVGNSGRSDFTKWFISFVPCASQPVPDLGFKPKWDNIQSWGILGKFYNGTYHPFQGCLEDFNSGAVNGTWTLAITDDERFYEGKVESFCLLFCDQNGISCIDCSPNGGVFAIEAKSFCATDPGLNLPDRIQFPFLHPT from the coding sequence ATGAGTTTTAATAAAAGCTTTGTCATCTGTTGGTTTTTAATGTGCAAACTTTCGGGTTCTGCGCAATGGTGTTGTGTGGATTCATCACAATTAATAAAAGATGAAACGACGGTTACACTTCGATTACAAATTTCTGGTGCCGTCAATAATAATTTAGCAGATCCTACCCAGGGTGTTTGTGGCGTTAGGGTAAAATTTGAGCATCGTTTTATTGGAGATGTTACCATGGAATTGATTTCTCCTGCCGGTCAGAGAATAAAATTAACGGGTCCGGTTGGCAACAGCGGTAGATCTGATTTTACAAAATGGTTTATAAGTTTTGTGCCCTGTGCAAGTCAGCCAGTTCCTGATTTGGGATTTAAACCGAAATGGGATAATATTCAATCTTGGGGTATCCTTGGCAAATTTTATAATGGTACCTACCATCCTTTCCAGGGATGTTTGGAAGATTTTAACAGCGGGGCTGTAAATGGTACCTGGACATTAGCTATTACAGATGACGAAAGGTTTTACGAGGGGAAAGTAGAAAGTTTTTGCTTGCTCTTTTGCGATCAGAATGGCATCAGTTGTATTGATTGTAGCCCGAACGGTGGTGTTTTTGCAATTGAAGCCAAAAGTTTTTGTGCAACGGATCCTGGCTTGAATTTGCCGGACAGAATCCAATTTCCTTTTTTACACCCGACTTAA